A DNA window from Setaria viridis chromosome 2, Setaria_viridis_v4.0, whole genome shotgun sequence contains the following coding sequences:
- the LOC117843976 gene encoding potassium channel AKT3 — protein MTLICGPRGGRAGACGGSSSSGLADGTSGRHGAAARVLLPSLGARSGRRPRLRRCIVSPYDRRYRLWCHSLVALVLYSAWVSPFEFGFVPEPRGALAAADNAVNAAFAADIALTFFVAYVDRRTFLLEDDPAMIAWRYASTWLALDVASTVPTELSRRILPPRARTYNFFGMLRLWRLHRVGTLFTQLEKDRRFSYFWVRCTRLICVTLFAVHCAGCFYYLLADRYPDPGHTWLSSSMPDFHEASIWRRYAAAMYWSITTLTTVGYGDMHAVNTGEMVFTTLYMLFNLGLTAYLIGNMTNLVVHGTSRTRKYRDAIKAATSFAVRHELPARLQEQMVSHLSLKFRTDSEGLQQQETLDALPKAIRSGISHHLFFALVQSVYLFQGVSNDLIFQLVSEMNAEYFAPREDFILQNQAPSDFYILVTGSVELVELQNGAEQLAGMARPGDVVGEIGVLCYRPQLFTARTRSLSQLLRMERAAFLRIVQANVGDGTIIINNLIQYLKEKRDTGAIAGIAEEIEYMLSRGQLELPVTLCYAASKGDDFLMHQLLKRGVDPNESDNYWHTALHVAASGGHEQCVRLLLEHGADPNARDAQGRVPLWEALSRRHHAAAQLLADAGADLSSGDAALYARAAVEAGDAALVEDVARHGVDVAAAACWDDGATALHRAVLQGNARMVRALLERGADPDREDGAGRTPRDVADELGHRDVQELLGGSRQESAPESPRQQQGPAAAPPAVARFKSAPAARILPPAPRDSAGSSPLSSRTSTPRRMVSFRNSLFGVLSSSQVSRHDGGGVHSCRERHAHGSARVRVTISCPEKGGSARKLVFMPETVAQLVELGGSTFRFVPTRAVTTDGAEVDDPRLVRDGDHLLLVTDQWVPDIGIVGRDQ, from the exons ATGACGCTGATCTGCGGGCCAcggggcggccgcgccggcgcctgcggcggcagcagcagctcgggTCTCGCGGACGGCACCAGCGGCCGTCACGGCGCCGCGGCCCGCGTGCTCCTCCCGTCGCTGGGTGCCcggagcggccgccgcccgcgcctccgGCGGTGCATCGTGTCCCCCTACGACCGGCGCTACCGCCTCTGGTGCCACTCCCTCGTGGCCCTGGTGCTCTACTCCGCGTGGGTGTCCCCCTTCGAGTTCGGGTTCGTCCCGGAACCCcgcggcgcgctcgccgccgccgacaacgCCGTGAACGCGGCCTTCGCCGCCGACATCGCGCTCACCTTCTTCGTCGCGTACGTGGACCGCCGCACGTTCCTGCTCGAGGACGACCCCGCCATGATCGCGTGGCGGTACGCGTCCACGTGGCTCGCCCTCGACGTCGCCTCCACCGTCCCCACCGAGCTCTCGCGCCGGATCCTCCCGCCGCGGGCGCGCACCTACAACTTCTTCGGCATGCTCCGCCTCTGGCGCCTCCACCGCGTCGGCACCCTCTTCACCCA ATTGGAGAAGGACAGGAGGTTCAGCTATTTCTGGGTGCGATGCACGAGGCTCATCTGC GTGACGCTGTTCGCGGTGCACTGCGCGGGGTGCTTCTACTACCTACTGGCGGACCGGTACCCGGACCCGGGGCACACGTGGCTGAGCTCGTCCATGCCGGACTTCCACGAGGCGAGCATCTGGCGGCGGTACGCGGCGGCCATGTACTGGTCCATCACCACGCTCACCACCGTCGGGTACGGCGACATGCACGCCGTCAACACCGGCGAGATGGTCTTCACCACCCTCTACATGCTCTTCAACCTCGGCCTCACCGCCTACCTCATCGGCAACATGACCAACCTCGTCGTCCACGGCACCAGCCGCACCCGGAAATAC AGGGACGCGATCAAGGCGGCGACGAGCTTCGCGGTGCGGCACGAGCTGCCGGCGAGGCTGCAGGAGCAGATGGTGTCGCACCTGAGCCTCAAGTTCAGGACGGACTCGGAGGGGCTGCAGCAGCAGGAGACGCTGGACGCGCTGCCAAAGGCCATCCGATCGGGCATCTCGCACCACCTCTTCTTCGCGCTCGTCCAGAGCGTCTACCTCTTCCAGGGCGTCTCCAACGACCTCATCTTCCAGCTG GTCTCTGAGATGAACGCCGAGTACTTTGCACCAAGGGAGGACTTCATCCTGCAGAACCAGGCGCCGTCGGATTTCTACATTCTTGTCACTGGTAGTGTG GAGCTGGTAGAGCTCCAGAACGGTGCAGAGCAG CTGGCTGGGATGGCCAGGCCTGGCGATGTCGTCGGTGAGATCGGGGTCCTGTGTTACAGGCCCCAGCTCTTCACAGCAAGAACAAGGTCCCTCAGCCAGCTCCTGCGCATGGAACGGGCCGCCTTCCTCAGGATCGTTCAGGCCAATGTCGGGGATGGCACCATAATCATCAACAACCTTATTCAG TACCTCAAGGAGAAGAGGGATACCGGCGCCATCGCCGGCATCGCGGAGGAGATCGAGTACATGCTGTCCCGGGGTCAGCTGGAGCTCCCTGTCACGCTCTGCTACGCTGCATCCAAAGGAGATGACTTCCTGATGCATCAGCTCCTCAAGCGCGGCGTTGACCCGAATGAGTCTGATAACTATTGGCACACAGCACTG CACGTAGCAGCTTCCGGTGGACACGAGCAATGCGTGAGGCTTCTGCTCGAGCACGGCGCCGACCCCAACGCTAGGGACGCGCAGGGCAGGGTGCCCCTGTGGGAGGCCCTGTCCCGGCGGCACCACGCGGCCGCGCAGCTGCTGGCGGACGCCGGCGCGGACCTATCCTCCGGCGACGCGGCGCTCTACGCCCGCGCGGCCGTCGaggccggcgacgccgcgcTGGTCGAGGACGTCGCGCGCCACGGCGtggacgtggcggcggcggcgtgctgggACGACGGCGCCACCGCGCTCCACCGCGCCGTCCTCCAGGGGAACGCCAGGATGGTCAGGGCCCTCCTCGAGCGCGGCGCCGACCCCGACAGGGAGGACGGCGCCGGCCGGACGCCGAGGGATGTCGCCGACGAGCTCGGCCACCGCGACGTGCAGGAGCTGCTGGGCGGCTCGCGGCAAGAGTCGGCGCCGGAGAGCCCGAGGCAGCAGcagggcccggcggcggcgccgccggccgtcgcgaGGTTCAagagcgcgccggcggcgaggatcctcccgccggcgccgcgcgacAGTGCCGGCTCGTCGCCGCTGTCGTCGAGGACGAGCACTCCCCGGCGGATGGTCAGCTTCCGGAACTCCCTCTTCGGCGTCCTCTCCTCGTCGCAGGTGAGccggcacgacggcggcggcgttcacAGCTGCCGCGAGAGGCACGCGCACGGCAGCGCGCGTGTCAGGGTGACCATCTCCTGCCCCGAGAAGGGTGGCAGCGCCAGGAAGCTGGTGTTCATGCCGGAGACGGTGGCGCAGCTCGTGGAGCTCGGCGGGAGCACGTTCAGGTTCGTGCCGACGAGGGCGGTGACGACCGACGGCGCCGAGGTTGATGACCCGAGGCTCGTCAGGGACGGCGATCACCTCCTCCTAGTCACCGACCAATGGGTGCCTGACATTGGCATCGTGGGTAGGGATCAATGA
- the LOC117846547 gene encoding uncharacterized protein: MFCVINPQSIEGRKRRGCRLSTHPAVAAVAAACARTRSPTLSDASDGGAGDVRYSRRRRRRNSPSPIPSRSPSRSRSRSRSRSKTPPPNLRPNAAALSSTPTSAGADFAAASDSDADAGGGRGRVSSPRRRDRKGAPRDRLDSDANADASAGGRAPSPRRRRKRSPSFHSDSDADAGGRVPSPRRNRERTPRLHSDSDSDNSAAAAGSEDDGAGAGDASSLPRARRSSRIETSNIKPVSTRPMEAPRRAPAGSSQRRSKRRHSSPGRASPEHQKRPPRVWSPEDEITILSALVEYRAKKGQLPASIQDTGKVHSQISGQLTANASTTQLSDKVRRLKHKYKLLFTRARNGRDPDLPTQHERDVYELSKKVWGFKSGDILGGSHAYEDTGDAESNEEQEIEESDDAMENGWEHHERPGKKPKAFRFENGNGNALAAVGRASHGNGSGIDDAEKGKQMYPYLWEAVAELSKEHPSGPIFRKAFGVLEKSKAQAMEEKLRKFRMSEIRQQLHRMDLMKETMRMVLDALEGSY, from the coding sequence atgttttgtgtaatcaacccgcagtccattgaaggcaggaagaggaggggctGCCGGCTGTCCACGCACcccgccgttgccgccgtcgctgccgcgtGCGCTCGCACGCGGTCTCCCACCCTCTCCGACGCCTCCGACGGCGGGGCGGGCGACGTCCGctacagccgccgccgccgccgccgcaactccCCGTCCCCGATCCCCTCCCGCTCGCCGTCCCGGTCCCGATCCCGATCCCGATCCCGCTCCAAGACCCCTCCCCCCAACCTCCGCCCcaacgccgccgcgctctcctccacccccacctccgCGGGGGCCGACTTTGCGGCCGCATCCGACTCCGATGCCGatgcaggcggcggccgcggccgcgtctCGTCCCCTAGGCGCAGGGACCGCAAGGGTGCCCCCCGCGACCGCCTCGACTCCGATGCGAACGCCGACGctagcgccggcggccgcgccccaTCCCCGAGGCGCCGCCGCAAGCGCTCCCCCAGCTTCCACTCCGACtcggacgccgacgccggcggccgcgtgcCGTCCCCGAGGCGCAACCGCGAGCGCACCCCCCGCCTccactccgactccgactccgacaactccgcggcggccgccggctccGAGGAcgatggcgccggcgcgggcgacgcCTCGTCGTTGCCCCGCGCGCGTCGTTCCTCCCGCATCGAGACCTCCAACATCAAGCCCGTCAGCACGCGCCCGATGGAggcgccccgccgcgcccccgccgggtCCTCCCAGCGCCGCTCCAAGCGCCGCCACAGCTCCCCGGGGCGGGCCTCCCCGGAGCATCAGAAGCGCCCTCCCCGGGTTTGGAGCCCTGAAGACGAGATCACCATATTGAGTGCCCTCGTTGAGTACCGTGCCAAGAAAGGCCAGCTCCCGGCGTCGATTCAGGACACAGGCAAGGTACACAGCCAGATTAGTGGTCAGCTCACTGCTAATGCGTCCACTACCCAGCTTAGTGATAAGGTTAGGCGCCTGAAGCATAAGTACAAGTTGCTGTTCACCCGTGCAAGGAATGGACGGGATCCTGACTTGCCAACGCAGCATGAGCGTGATGTCTATGAACTTAGCAAGAAAGTATGGGGATTTAAGAGTGGTGATATCTTAGGAGGATCTCATGCATATGAGGATACTGGAGATGCGGAGAGCAATGAGGAGCAGGAGATTGAAGAGAGTGATGATGCTATGGAGAATGGGTGGGAGCACCATGAACGGCCGGGCAAGAAACCAAAGGCATTTAGATTTGAAAATGGCAATGGCAATGCACTTGCGGCTGTGGGTAGGGCTAGCCATGGCAATGGTAGTGGGATAGATGATGCTGAGAAGGGAAAACAAATGTACCCTTACCTGTGGGAGGCTGTTGCGGAGCTATCGAAGGAGCACCCGAGCGGACCAATATTCAGAAAGGCATTTGGTGTACTTGAGAAGTCAAAGGCACAAGCTATGGAGGAGAAGCTGCGGAAGTTCAGAATGTCAGAGATAAGGCAGCAGCTGCATCGGATGGACCTGATGAAGGAGACAATGCGGATGGTGCTTGATGCACTGGAGGGTTCATACTGA